From the genome of Candidatus Rokuibacteriota bacterium, one region includes:
- a CDS encoding AzlC family ABC transporter permease yields MRATRPPGAATDIWAGIRDGLLFLPLYLPFAISYAVTAKMMGVASWVIVVWSAAIYAGSAQLACLSAMASGAGLVELNVIALMANVRHGLVAMSIAPYLKGVRKRMLPAICFTVATSSPGLLWARARRGGPVERYALATQVCQWGQWVLFTIVGAELGALIPVFLVGAVLFAAPAAFLGMVMPMLRENLTRGLLVGLVAGVAAVSLPAVVSVQMAAITAALVGALASLLL; encoded by the coding sequence ATGCGCGCGACGCGTCCGCCGGGCGCGGCGACGGATATCTGGGCGGGGATCCGTGACGGGCTGCTGTTCCTTCCGCTGTACCTCCCCTTCGCGATCTCGTATGCCGTCACGGCGAAGATGATGGGCGTGGCGTCGTGGGTCATCGTCGTCTGGTCGGCCGCCATCTATGCCGGATCGGCGCAGCTCGCCTGCCTGAGCGCCATGGCCAGTGGCGCGGGCCTGGTCGAGCTGAACGTCATCGCGCTGATGGCCAATGTTCGCCACGGGCTGGTGGCCATGAGCATCGCGCCGTACCTGAAGGGGGTCCGGAAGCGGATGCTCCCCGCCATCTGTTTCACGGTGGCGACCTCCTCGCCTGGTCTGCTCTGGGCAAGAGCGAGACGTGGCGGGCCCGTCGAGAGGTACGCGCTGGCCACCCAGGTCTGTCAATGGGGACAGTGGGTGCTGTTCACCATCGTGGGCGCTGAGCTCGGCGCCCTGATCCCCGTCTTCCTGGTCGGCGCCGTTCTCTTCGCGGCGCCGGCCGCGTTCCTGGGAATGGTGATGCCGATGCTGCGCGAGAACCTCACGAGGGGTCTGCTCGTGGGACTGGTGGCGGGGGTGGCGGCCGTGAGCCTGCCGGCCGTTGTCAGCGTTCAGATGGCCGCCATCACGGCAGCGCTCGTC